The Catenulispora sp. EB89 genome includes a region encoding these proteins:
- a CDS encoding FxsB family cyclophane-forming radical SAM/SPASM peptide maturase, translating to MTSAPAFREFVLKVASRCDLACDHCYVYEAADTSWRHKPRFMSEQTVRRTAERIAEHAAAHRLPAVALVLHGGEPLLLGPARMREALRTLREVIESAGCAVDLRVHTNGVRLTGEYCELFREHRVRVGVSLDGDRAASDRHRRFVNGASSHMEALRAVSLLRDDYPDIYAGVLCTIDVRNDPVAVYEAVRDAAPPRADFLLPHATHSDQPLRADTGRAEYADWMLAVFDRWDDEGRPFPIRSFTSVLDAFRGLPSGTESLGLSPVDLVVVETDGALEQTDSLKAAYDGAPDTGFTVAEHSFDEASAHPGFEARRHGLADLCETCRQCPVVAVCGGGLRTHRYRAPSQTAPEADPFENPSVYCRDLKELILGIRTRTQASVVARVPAQRALGLPADVLHQLAHGYGDAKAIAHLNRFQRSLRILLLAKVFAAADGASGARQELVDAAVAALTALDTDHKDALHEVLGHPYTSVWALRCLDDAQSGRADPEDFAHLAALAAATAVRAGVDAEVEVPVRRGAVYLPTLGRLVVGADAGRSVRLRISGGECDVFALQGWQGVRRVALPVFSGGGIALEDTDPFRRCHHWEVAQRLPDSAAAAWTRTVPAAWELLARDHHSYAPGIAAGLSTIVPLAPSLSGRAVSSTARRAYGAIGAGLPVLRTGTADPSASALALLMIHEFQHAKLGAVLDMADLHDPHDTRLFEAPWRQDPRPLEGLLQGTYAHVGVTDFWRVRRFTAPDPEERAHAEAEFALWFGHTLRATHVLAGSGSLTPLGLRFVDALRTTLEAWTSKV from the coding sequence ATGACGTCCGCGCCCGCGTTCCGGGAGTTCGTCCTGAAGGTGGCGAGCCGATGCGACCTGGCTTGTGACCACTGTTACGTGTACGAGGCCGCCGACACCTCGTGGCGTCACAAACCGCGGTTCATGTCCGAACAGACCGTGCGCCGCACCGCCGAGCGGATCGCTGAGCACGCAGCCGCGCATCGGCTTCCCGCTGTCGCCTTGGTCCTGCACGGCGGAGAGCCGCTGCTCTTGGGGCCGGCACGCATGCGGGAGGCGCTGAGGACGCTGCGCGAGGTCATCGAGAGCGCGGGCTGTGCGGTGGATCTGCGTGTCCACACCAATGGGGTTCGGCTCACCGGCGAATACTGCGAGCTGTTCCGTGAGCACCGCGTCCGCGTCGGAGTGTCGCTGGACGGCGACCGTGCGGCGAGCGACCGGCACCGGCGGTTCGTCAACGGAGCGTCCAGTCATATGGAGGCACTACGCGCGGTGTCACTATTGCGCGACGACTACCCGGATATCTATGCCGGAGTCCTGTGCACCATCGACGTCCGCAACGATCCGGTGGCCGTCTATGAGGCGGTACGTGATGCCGCTCCGCCGCGCGCCGATTTCCTTCTCCCGCACGCCACGCATAGCGATCAGCCGCTGAGAGCGGATACCGGTCGGGCCGAATACGCGGACTGGATGCTCGCGGTGTTCGACCGCTGGGATGACGAAGGCCGTCCGTTCCCGATCCGTTCGTTCACCTCTGTCCTGGACGCATTCCGTGGCCTGCCGAGCGGAACCGAGTCACTGGGGCTGAGCCCGGTCGACCTTGTGGTCGTGGAGACGGACGGGGCGCTGGAACAGACGGACTCGTTGAAGGCGGCCTATGACGGTGCGCCTGATACCGGCTTCACTGTCGCCGAGCACTCTTTCGACGAGGCTTCCGCGCATCCGGGCTTCGAGGCACGGCGCCACGGCTTGGCGGATCTGTGCGAGACCTGCCGACAGTGTCCTGTGGTCGCCGTATGCGGAGGGGGACTGCGCACCCATCGCTATAGAGCTCCCTCGCAAACCGCTCCAGAGGCCGATCCCTTTGAGAACCCAAGTGTCTACTGTCGCGATCTCAAGGAACTCATCTTGGGGATCAGGACCCGGACCCAGGCATCCGTCGTCGCGCGGGTCCCCGCGCAGCGGGCCCTCGGGCTGCCGGCGGATGTGCTGCATCAGCTGGCCCACGGATACGGCGACGCCAAAGCGATCGCCCACCTGAATCGCTTCCAGCGCTCACTGCGCATACTGCTGCTCGCCAAGGTATTCGCCGCGGCGGACGGCGCCAGCGGGGCCCGGCAGGAACTCGTGGACGCCGCGGTCGCCGCGCTGACGGCCCTCGACACTGACCACAAGGACGCGCTGCACGAAGTTCTCGGGCATCCCTACACGTCGGTCTGGGCTCTGCGCTGCCTCGACGACGCGCAATCCGGCCGGGCCGATCCCGAGGACTTCGCGCACCTGGCCGCGCTGGCCGCCGCGACCGCCGTCCGCGCCGGTGTCGACGCGGAGGTCGAGGTGCCGGTACGGCGGGGTGCCGTGTACCTCCCCACGCTCGGGCGCCTGGTCGTCGGCGCCGACGCGGGCCGGTCCGTCCGGCTGCGGATCTCCGGCGGCGAGTGCGACGTGTTCGCTCTGCAGGGGTGGCAGGGCGTCCGGCGTGTGGCCCTTCCGGTGTTCTCTGGAGGAGGTATCGCCTTAGAGGACACGGACCCGTTCCGCCGGTGCCATCACTGGGAGGTCGCGCAGCGGCTGCCCGACAGTGCGGCGGCGGCGTGGACGCGCACCGTCCCTGCGGCGTGGGAACTCCTCGCGCGGGACCACCACTCCTACGCGCCGGGCATCGCCGCCGGGCTGTCGACGATCGTGCCGTTGGCGCCGTCGTTGTCGGGGCGGGCCGTCAGCTCCACCGCGCGCCGGGCCTATGGAGCGATCGGTGCGGGCCTGCCGGTACTGCGCACGGGTACCGCCGATCCGTCCGCCTCCGCATTGGCGCTCCTGATGATCCATGAGTTCCAACACGCAAAGCTCGGCGCGGTGCTGGACATGGCGGACTTGCACGATCCGCACGACACCCGTCTGTTCGAGGCTCCGTGGCGGCAGGACCCGCGTCCGTTGGAAGGACTTCTGCAGGGGACGTACGCGCATGTCGGCGTCACCGACTTCTGGCGGGTTCGCCGGTTCACCGCGCCGGACCCTGAGGAGCGCGCGCACGCGGAGGCGGAGTTCGCACTCTGGTTCGGGCACACTCTGCGCGCCACGCATGTACTGGCCGGCTCCGGTTCCCTGACGCCTCTCGGCCTACGGTTCGTGGACGCGCTGCGAACCACGTTGGAAGCCTGGACGTCCAAGGTCTGA
- a CDS encoding TIR-like protein FxsC gives MAVPSRAPKGAEHGSAPVFFLSYARHHRAPEEKSGTAEDPDRWTLRFFDDLTFEVAELTALPRHARPGFMDRELRVGQEWPRRISEALAACRVFVPLYTPRYFTSLSCASEWYLFQARQSAHELTSGTRPEAIIPVLWLPMPDTDLPPAAQALQFDHHTLGEAYARLGFLQLIRLARFKDEYQLAIHALAREVVRVALSGSPQAAQPVDFTWLRGRFESAEGLFDAARELVRRVGGRTALSLPGRRPLALPAGPAIADKLAAPLTEALTDPLSESLSDPLSGSPGEPSPLPVPVPDRPESPRGSADEAVAAYVRAVQAKLTEWFASRPHQIASSDFDDFYFREVHPAAKAALVRHLIPHAPDGPSARPPRLRSLPTAERPQGEAPDVL, from the coding sequence ATGGCTGTGCCGAGTCGGGCGCCGAAAGGCGCCGAACACGGGTCGGCCCCGGTCTTCTTCCTCAGCTATGCCAGGCATCACCGCGCCCCTGAGGAAAAGTCCGGAACCGCCGAGGACCCGGACCGCTGGACGCTGCGGTTCTTCGACGACCTGACGTTCGAGGTCGCGGAGCTCACCGCGCTCCCCCGGCACGCCCGGCCCGGGTTCATGGACCGGGAGCTGCGGGTCGGGCAGGAGTGGCCGCGGCGGATCTCCGAGGCGCTGGCGGCGTGCCGGGTGTTCGTGCCGCTCTATACGCCGCGCTACTTCACGTCCCTTAGCTGCGCCAGCGAGTGGTACCTGTTCCAGGCCCGGCAGAGCGCGCACGAGCTGACCTCCGGTACCCGGCCCGAGGCGATCATCCCGGTGCTGTGGCTGCCGATGCCGGACACCGACCTCCCGCCGGCCGCGCAGGCACTCCAGTTCGACCACCACACGCTCGGCGAGGCCTACGCGCGCCTGGGCTTCCTTCAGCTGATCCGGCTGGCGCGCTTCAAGGACGAGTACCAGTTGGCGATCCACGCGCTGGCGCGGGAGGTCGTGCGGGTGGCGCTGAGCGGCTCGCCGCAGGCGGCGCAGCCGGTGGACTTCACGTGGCTGCGCGGGCGCTTCGAGAGCGCCGAGGGGCTCTTCGACGCGGCGCGGGAGTTGGTGCGGCGGGTCGGGGGCCGCACGGCGCTGTCGCTGCCGGGGCGGCGGCCGCTGGCGTTACCGGCCGGGCCGGCGATCGCGGACAAGCTCGCCGCCCCGCTTACGGAGGCACTCACGGACCCGCTCTCAGAGTCGTTGTCGGACCCGCTCTCGGGCTCGCCCGGTGAGCCCTCGCCGCTCCCTGTTCCCGTGCCCGATCGTCCCGAGAGCCCGCGCGGCTCGGCGGACGAGGCCGTGGCCGCGTACGTCCGCGCCGTGCAGGCGAAACTCACCGAGTGGTTCGCCAGCCGGCCCCACCAGATCGCGTCCTCGGACTTCGACGACTTCTACTTCCGAGAGGTGCATCCCGCCGCCAAGGCGGCACTGGTCCGCCACCTGATACCCCACGCACCGGACGGACCCTCCGCGCGGCCGCCACGTCTCCGCTCACTGCCCACCGCAGAGCGACCACAAGGAGAAGCGCCCGATGTCCTCTGA
- the fxsT gene encoding FxSxx-COOH system tetratricopeptide repeat protein, producing the protein MSSDPDGTVITFYSYKGGTGRTMALANVAWVLAANGRRVLAVDWDLDSPGLHRFYHPFLPPSALQSAGGVIDLIVDYAWQVHQHREDRPTDWHRQAAEVARHTVGIDWPFPGNGALDFLPAGRQNRDYASAMAPRGWDDFYEEMGGGLFFQAMREGMKAAYDYILIDSRTGLSDIADICTLQLPDVLVDCFALSDQNIDGALGVARRVREHCLDRPIRILPVPMRVDEAEKAKADAGRAVVASRFGGFPAGMDDERRTQYWASVEIPYRPFYAYEETLAVFGDTPGLPTSLLAAFERLTAEITMGRVTGLPAMEENRRQRILEGFTRRQTTKVRPLIHYVAEDRMWADWVREILAQVEVPADLVGVGIAIANSDTASSAEEPGEPEGDRQILAIASHAYLRSAEVHADLRRLGASALSAEGRSPRRVTAVRVADVRLPAQYQANSPIDLARLSEPEAVETLLRAVDRNAYAQWRARSPDALPSARAHGPRFPGVDPRVWNLRGRNATFTGRDDVLEHVRDRLLHGSAAGSAPPQALHGLGGVGKTQVALEYAHRFKGDYDLVWWLSADQPELIPTELARLARPLGLGLRADSGIAETAAAVLEALRRGDPVRRWLLVYDNADEPGAVRPYLPESRHGHVLITSRNPAWAQEAAPLEVEVFTRAESVEHLRRRVPGLAMEDAGALAVALGDLPLAVEQAAAWLTETGTPVGEYLAELQRQASAVLALNQPGDYPVPVATTWTISFEALRDRSPAAVRLLQLCSFLAPEPVSMSLLRSDEMIQALIPYDEALRDRMMIGRVVREVGRFALARVDAASNTLQVHRLVQSVIRAQMSEEEQEQACHEVHRVLVGARPRAGDTDDPENWPRYDQIWAHLGPSRARLCAEGETLQLLIDRVRYLWKRGELGAALAFAEEVAAVWVSRGRPPDKDPDLLSLRFHTANVLWSMGRFEEAREINAEVLRAQAAALGNDHRHTLMTAGGLAAALRGLGRFDEALALDEQTYARFAENFGVDFPQALSSANNLAISYRLVGDFSRAAEIDREVFARRRDVLGTGHPYTLSSAGSLARDMIDAGRFAEAVELLRATLETYRDVLGDDFAETLRTAKSLAVALRKCGRLEEAQELTEATYERYLQRFGARHPDTRACALNRAADLAAQDRDAEAVAISTDCLALYEAELGERHPYTLVAVNNLAVYERAAGNVARARTHAERTLAGFDAALGASHPFTLAAAGNLANCLADDGELAAALSLEERVLAGSRERLGDGHVYTLTAEANHAATLRATGRTAEAEMTTARCLDRLGAALGEGHPVCTRVRGGARVGRDLEAAAY; encoded by the coding sequence ATGTCCTCTGACCCGGACGGCACCGTCATCACCTTCTACTCCTACAAGGGCGGCACCGGCCGCACCATGGCCCTGGCGAACGTGGCGTGGGTCCTGGCCGCGAACGGCCGGCGGGTGCTGGCCGTGGACTGGGACCTGGACTCGCCGGGGCTGCACCGCTTCTACCATCCGTTCCTGCCGCCCTCGGCGTTACAGTCCGCCGGCGGGGTCATCGACCTGATCGTCGACTACGCGTGGCAGGTGCACCAGCACCGGGAGGACCGGCCGACGGACTGGCACCGGCAGGCCGCGGAGGTGGCCCGGCACACGGTGGGCATCGACTGGCCGTTCCCCGGCAACGGGGCTCTGGACTTCCTTCCGGCGGGGCGCCAGAACCGCGACTACGCCTCGGCCATGGCGCCGCGCGGCTGGGACGACTTCTACGAGGAGATGGGCGGCGGCCTGTTCTTCCAGGCGATGCGCGAGGGGATGAAGGCGGCGTACGACTACATCCTCATCGACAGCCGCACGGGGCTGTCGGACATCGCCGACATCTGCACGCTTCAGCTGCCCGACGTCCTCGTGGACTGCTTCGCACTCAGCGACCAGAACATCGACGGGGCGCTCGGTGTGGCGCGCCGGGTGCGGGAGCACTGTCTGGACCGGCCTATACGGATCCTGCCTGTACCGATGCGTGTGGATGAGGCGGAGAAGGCCAAGGCGGACGCCGGGCGCGCGGTGGTGGCGTCCCGGTTCGGCGGGTTCCCGGCCGGCATGGACGACGAGCGCCGGACGCAGTACTGGGCCTCTGTAGAAATCCCCTACCGGCCCTTCTATGCGTACGAAGAGACCCTTGCCGTGTTCGGCGACACTCCCGGCCTGCCGACCTCGCTACTGGCCGCCTTCGAGCGGCTGACCGCTGAGATCACTATGGGCCGGGTCACCGGCCTTCCCGCTATGGAGGAGAACCGAAGGCAGCGGATTCTGGAGGGGTTCACTCGGCGGCAGACCACGAAGGTCCGTCCGTTGATCCACTACGTGGCCGAGGACCGGATGTGGGCCGACTGGGTCCGGGAGATCTTGGCGCAGGTAGAGGTTCCTGCGGATCTTGTAGGAGTGGGAATCGCTATAGCAAACTCCGACACAGCGTCCTCGGCAGAAGAACCTGGAGAGCCTGAAGGGGACCGACAGATACTCGCTATAGCGTCGCATGCGTATCTGCGTTCTGCCGAGGTGCACGCCGACTTACGGCGCCTTGGCGCGAGCGCGCTGTCGGCCGAGGGACGGTCGCCACGACGGGTCACCGCGGTGCGCGTGGCGGACGTCCGGCTGCCGGCGCAGTACCAGGCGAACTCGCCGATCGACTTGGCACGGCTCAGCGAACCGGAAGCTGTGGAGACGCTGCTGCGCGCCGTGGACCGGAACGCTTATGCGCAGTGGCGCGCACGCTCTCCCGACGCCCTGCCCTCCGCCCGCGCGCACGGCCCGCGCTTCCCCGGCGTCGATCCGCGCGTCTGGAACCTGCGCGGCCGCAACGCCACCTTCACCGGGCGCGACGACGTCCTGGAGCACGTCCGCGACCGGCTGCTGCACGGCTCGGCGGCCGGTTCCGCGCCGCCGCAGGCGCTGCACGGGCTGGGAGGCGTCGGCAAGACCCAGGTCGCGCTGGAGTACGCGCACCGGTTCAAGGGCGACTACGACCTGGTGTGGTGGCTGTCGGCGGACCAGCCGGAGCTGATCCCCACCGAACTGGCCCGCCTGGCCCGGCCGCTGGGGCTCGGCCTGCGTGCGGACAGCGGCATCGCCGAGACCGCGGCGGCCGTCCTGGAGGCGTTGCGGCGCGGGGATCCGGTGCGCCGCTGGCTGCTGGTCTACGACAACGCCGACGAACCCGGGGCGGTACGGCCGTACCTGCCGGAGAGCCGGCACGGGCACGTGCTGATCACGTCGCGGAACCCGGCGTGGGCACAGGAGGCGGCGCCCCTGGAAGTCGAGGTGTTCACCCGCGCCGAGAGCGTGGAGCACCTGCGACGCCGGGTCCCGGGACTGGCCATGGAGGACGCCGGCGCCCTGGCCGTCGCGCTGGGCGACCTGCCGCTGGCCGTGGAACAGGCGGCGGCATGGCTCACCGAGACCGGCACCCCGGTCGGCGAGTACCTGGCAGAGCTCCAGCGGCAGGCATCGGCGGTGCTGGCGCTGAACCAGCCCGGCGACTACCCGGTGCCGGTGGCCACGACGTGGACGATCTCGTTCGAGGCGCTGCGCGACCGCTCGCCAGCCGCCGTGCGGCTGTTGCAGCTGTGCTCTTTCCTGGCCCCGGAGCCGGTCTCGATGTCCTTGCTGCGCTCGGACGAGATGATCCAGGCGCTGATCCCCTACGACGAGGCGCTGCGCGACCGGATGATGATCGGCCGCGTGGTCCGCGAGGTCGGGCGTTTCGCGCTGGCCCGCGTGGACGCCGCCTCCAACACGCTCCAGGTGCACCGCTTGGTGCAGTCGGTGATCCGCGCGCAGATGAGCGAGGAGGAGCAGGAACAGGCGTGCCATGAGGTGCACCGTGTGCTGGTCGGCGCACGGCCCCGCGCAGGGGACACGGACGATCCCGAGAACTGGCCGCGCTACGACCAGATCTGGGCGCACTTGGGCCCGAGCCGTGCGCGGCTGTGCGCGGAGGGCGAGACGCTGCAACTGCTCATCGACCGGGTGCGGTACCTCTGGAAGCGCGGGGAGTTGGGAGCGGCTTTAGCGTTCGCCGAAGAGGTGGCCGCGGTCTGGGTCTCGCGGGGCCGCCCGCCGGACAAGGATCCGGACCTGCTGTCGCTGCGGTTCCATACGGCGAACGTCCTGTGGTCGATGGGGCGCTTTGAGGAGGCACGTGAGATCAACGCAGAGGTGCTGCGCGCGCAGGCTGCCGCGTTGGGCAACGACCATCGGCACACCCTGATGACCGCCGGCGGCCTCGCCGCAGCACTGCGCGGGCTGGGGCGGTTCGACGAGGCGTTGGCTCTGGATGAGCAGACGTATGCGCGGTTCGCGGAGAACTTCGGAGTGGACTTCCCACAGGCGCTGTCGTCGGCGAACAACCTGGCGATCTCGTACCGACTTGTCGGGGACTTCTCCAGAGCGGCCGAGATCGACCGGGAGGTGTTCGCGCGGCGGCGCGATGTCCTGGGGACGGGACACCCGTACACCCTGAGCTCGGCGGGATCCCTCGCGCGGGACATGATCGACGCCGGCCGCTTCGCGGAGGCGGTGGAGCTGCTGCGCGCGACTTTGGAGACGTACCGCGACGTCTTGGGGGACGACTTCGCGGAGACACTCCGGACGGCGAAGAGCCTGGCGGTCGCGCTGCGCAAGTGCGGGCGTCTTGAGGAAGCGCAGGAGCTGACGGAGGCAACATACGAGCGCTACCTGCAACGCTTCGGCGCACGGCACCCCGACACCCGGGCCTGCGCCCTGAACCGCGCCGCAGACCTCGCGGCACAGGACCGCGACGCGGAGGCGGTAGCGATCAGCACGGACTGCCTGGCCCTCTACGAGGCGGAGTTGGGCGAACGCCACCCCTACACACTCGTGGCGGTGAACAACCTGGCGGTCTACGAACGCGCGGCAGGCAACGTGGCACGAGCCCGAACCCACGCCGAGCGCACACTGGCCGGCTTCGACGCGGCACTCGGCGCATCGCACCCCTTCACCCTCGCCGCAGCAGGCAACCTCGCGAACTGCCTGGCGGACGACGGAGAACTCGCGGCAGCACTGTCACTGGAGGAGCGAGTCCTGGCGGGATCGCGCGAACGCCTAGGCGACGGACACGTGTACACACTCACCGCAGAGGCGAACCACGCGGCAACACTGCGCGCGACAGGCCGCACCGCCGAAGCCGAGATGACGACAGCCCGCTGCCTCGACCGCCTCGGCGCCGCACTCGGCGAAGGCCACCCGGTGTGCACGCGGGTGCGAGGCGGGGCGCGGGTGGGGCGGGATCTGGAGGCGGCGGCTTATTGA
- a CDS encoding alpha/beta fold hydrolase has product MIRTVRTPDGRRLAVSQRGDPHGAPVMLFHGTPGSRLGPVPRPMTLHASGIRLLTFDRPGFGDSDRQPGRTVASVAEDARTVADALDVEHFAVLGRSGGGPHALACAALLPDRVTKAAAMVALAPRDAMGTAWFAGMTPGNVEAYTQALTNPEALRRVLDDRAARIRADPASLLANIDEGLEPADRAVIRQANIRHELVAAYAAAVSHSADGWYDDALALAAPWGFDPADIRVPVYLWHGAEDRFSPASHTRWLGERIPRATVDLEPRASHFSALLRMPQVIVWSGARVSWDAAVALGG; this is encoded by the coding sequence ATGATCCGCACAGTCCGCACCCCGGACGGCCGCCGCCTGGCGGTCTCCCAGCGCGGAGACCCCCACGGGGCCCCGGTGATGCTGTTCCACGGCACCCCGGGCAGCAGACTCGGCCCCGTCCCGCGGCCGATGACCCTCCACGCGTCCGGAATCCGACTCCTGACCTTCGACCGCCCCGGCTTCGGCGACTCCGACCGGCAGCCCGGCCGCACCGTCGCCTCAGTCGCGGAGGACGCCCGCACAGTCGCTGACGCCCTGGACGTGGAACACTTCGCCGTCCTCGGCCGCTCCGGCGGCGGCCCCCACGCTCTGGCCTGCGCGGCCCTGCTCCCAGACCGCGTGACAAAGGCGGCGGCCATGGTCGCCCTAGCCCCCCGCGACGCAATGGGCACCGCCTGGTTCGCCGGCATGACACCGGGCAACGTCGAGGCCTACACCCAAGCCCTCACGAACCCCGAAGCCCTCCGCCGCGTCCTGGACGACCGCGCGGCCCGCATCCGCGCCGACCCCGCAAGCCTCCTGGCGAACATCGACGAAGGCCTCGAACCCGCGGACCGCGCGGTGATCCGCCAAGCGAACATCCGCCACGAACTCGTAGCGGCCTACGCAGCAGCGGTGTCCCACTCAGCCGACGGCTGGTACGACGACGCCCTGGCCCTCGCGGCACCATGGGGCTTCGACCCAGCGGACATCCGCGTCCCGGTCTACCTCTGGCACGGAGCCGAGGACCGCTTCTCCCCGGCAAGCCACACGCGCTGGCTGGGGGAGCGCATCCCCCGCGCGACGGTCGACCTGGAACCGCGCGCGTCGCACTTCAGCGCACTGCTGCGGATGCCGCAGGTGATCGTGTGGTCCGGCGCGCGGGTTTCGTGGGACGCGGCGGTGGCGCTTGGGGGGTAG